From a single Jatrophihabitans sp. genomic region:
- a CDS encoding patatin-like phospholipase family protein, with protein sequence MADAPEVVVASGHMVDAADRSTPRFPAGEVERVTREVAATLRGWNVGPSTTVVCGGARGADIIVAEQARELGARVRLCLAAPAEQFEQTSVALPGTDWVARFRALSAIADVEVVPPASDPADDVYSRTNQRLIEITRSYGGHPHAVIVWNGAEGDGPGGTRNFVRQLAGGGRTGPVHVIDPTPRAYESRQSAPGPKKLLALDGGGIRGVLSLEILRSMEAQLRQRRGSPDLVLADYFDYVGGTSTGAVIAAALAMGRSVAEVQDRYISLASTVFRKRFLPFRLRSFYPDDQLRSELEDFFGPGRTLGAPEFRSLVLLVLHNTVTDSAWPLSNCTQAKYNRADRCLQSPSDRNLDLSLTELLRGSTAAPVYFAPQTIRVGSHEFVFQDGGLTPFNNPALLMYVMATLPEYGLNWRAGPEDLLVVSVGTGSAASVHPGLRPGKVWLGFNAKNFPSVFMRGASVGQDLLARAFGSTRAGEEIDREFGARLNPAPAPGGSRFSYVRYDANLSKETLQEYGITSSRAQKTIRKLDAVGEMAQLRAIGEKVGRTVDVADHFRGFL encoded by the coding sequence ATGGCCGATGCACCCGAGGTCGTCGTCGCGAGTGGCCATATGGTGGACGCCGCGGACCGGAGCACGCCGCGTTTCCCCGCCGGCGAGGTCGAGCGGGTCACCCGGGAGGTCGCCGCGACGCTGCGCGGGTGGAACGTCGGGCCGTCCACGACCGTCGTCTGCGGCGGAGCGCGCGGCGCTGACATCATCGTGGCCGAGCAGGCGCGGGAGCTCGGCGCCCGGGTGCGGCTCTGTCTCGCCGCGCCTGCCGAGCAGTTCGAACAGACCTCGGTCGCCCTGCCCGGCACGGACTGGGTGGCCCGGTTCCGCGCGCTGTCCGCGATCGCCGACGTGGAGGTCGTGCCGCCGGCCTCTGATCCGGCAGATGACGTCTATTCCCGCACGAATCAACGACTGATCGAGATCACCAGGTCCTACGGCGGCCACCCGCACGCGGTGATCGTGTGGAACGGCGCGGAGGGCGACGGCCCCGGCGGCACCCGGAACTTCGTCCGGCAGCTCGCCGGGGGTGGCAGGACGGGCCCGGTTCACGTGATCGACCCGACGCCGCGTGCCTATGAGAGCAGGCAGAGCGCGCCCGGCCCGAAGAAGCTGCTCGCCCTGGACGGCGGAGGCATCCGCGGGGTCCTGTCACTGGAGATCCTGCGCTCGATGGAGGCCCAGCTGCGCCAGCGGCGCGGGAGCCCGGACCTGGTGCTAGCCGACTACTTCGACTACGTGGGCGGCACCAGCACCGGCGCGGTGATCGCGGCGGCGCTTGCGATGGGCCGCTCCGTCGCCGAGGTCCAGGACCGGTACATCTCCCTCGCGTCCACCGTCTTTCGAAAGCGTTTCCTGCCTTTCCGGCTCCGGTCGTTCTACCCCGATGACCAGCTTCGCTCGGAGTTGGAAGACTTCTTCGGGCCCGGGCGCACGCTGGGCGCTCCCGAGTTCCGATCGCTGGTCCTGCTGGTCCTGCACAACACGGTGACCGACTCTGCCTGGCCGCTGAGCAATTGCACCCAAGCCAAGTACAACCGGGCCGATCGCTGCCTTCAATCACCCTCTGACCGCAATCTGGACCTGTCCCTGACCGAGCTGCTGCGGGGCAGCACGGCCGCGCCGGTGTACTTCGCCCCGCAGACCATCCGGGTCGGGTCACACGAGTTCGTCTTTCAGGACGGCGGCCTCACCCCATTCAACAATCCCGCCCTGTTGATGTACGTCATGGCCACGCTTCCTGAATACGGATTGAACTGGCGCGCCGGACCGGAGGACCTGCTGGTGGTCTCGGTGGGCACCGGATCGGCCGCGTCCGTGCACCCCGGCCTGCGGCCGGGCAAGGTCTGGCTCGGGTTCAACGCCAAGAACTTCCCGTCGGTGTTCATGCGCGGCGCATCGGTCGGCCAGGACCTGCTTGCCCGCGCCTTCGGCAGCACCCGCGCGGGCGAGGAGATCGATCGGGAGTTCGGCGCCCGCCTGAACCCGGCGCCCGCTCCGGGTGGCAGCCGGTTCAGCTACGTCCGCTACGACGCCAACCTGTCAAAAGAGACGCTGCAGGAGTACGGAATAACATCCAGCCGAGCCCAGAAAACGATTCGGAAGCTCGACGCGGTAGGCGAAATGGCGCAGCTACGGGCCATCGGCGAAAAGGTCGGCCGGACGGTGGACGTGGCCGATCACTTCAGGGGATTCCTCTGA